Proteins from one Mucilaginibacter jinjuensis genomic window:
- a CDS encoding bifunctional YncE family protein/alkaline phosphatase family protein, with protein sequence MSFAVSATVAQLPGKIKQTGQILLPNGWKLSPSGRSIQLGDLPLNMQLSPSGKLLAITNNGQSTQSLQLVDPQREKILDERELDKSWYGLAFSSDEKHLYVSSGNDNTILNFEIKNNKLRPADTIVLGAPWPKAKISPAGIVLNKDNSKLYTVTKEDSSIYIIDLKKNSVINKIQLPTIAYSCALSADEKTLYVSLWGGQDVAMMNTESESITGLIKTGSHPNELLLNKKGTLLYVANANDNSVSIINTSTNKVIETMSTSLYPTILTGSTTNGLALSPNEKTLYIANADNNCLAVFDVSVQGNSKSQGFIPVGWYPTSVKVLGNKLMVSNGKGETSLPNPEGPQPMSKADNSGYQTGSTANAQLQYIAGLFKGTLSFIEVPNEEQLKTYTKQVYANTPFTDKRTVTADGEAGNPIPRKQGEKSPIKHVFYIIKENRTYDQVLGDMKKGNGDKSLCLFGEEVTPNHHALADEYVLMDNFYVDAEVSADGHNWSMAAYASDVVEKTWPTSYGKRGGTGNYEGGRPATYPRDGFIWDYCKRAGVTYRSYGEFGEYDRTGLKSLKGHMSPFSPGFDLDIKDQVRVNAWEHDFDSLVTINAVPQLSTIRISNDHTSGQKKGKYTPIAAVGDNDLAIGRFIEHLSNSPIWNESVVFILEDDAQNGPDHIDAHRSPVFVAGPYVKRNTVVHSMYSTSGVLRTIELILGLPPMSQYDAAALPLYECFTNKADLTPYKCKPARVDLNQRNVTVNKSSKRSETFNFLKEDAVPDLELNDVIWKSVKGEDSVMPAPRRSAFVILEKKKKDDDD encoded by the coding sequence ATGGGCAAAGCACGCAATCACTTCAACTCGTTGATCCGCAGCGTGAAAAGATATTAGATGAGCGCGAACTGGATAAATCGTGGTACGGTTTGGCTTTCAGCAGTGACGAAAAGCATCTTTATGTATCAAGTGGTAACGACAATACCATTCTGAATTTTGAAATCAAAAATAATAAGCTAAGACCGGCAGATACTATCGTTCTTGGTGCGCCCTGGCCGAAAGCAAAGATTAGTCCGGCGGGTATTGTGCTTAACAAGGATAACAGTAAGTTATATACGGTTACGAAAGAAGACAGCAGCATTTATATTATCGATCTGAAAAAGAACAGCGTAATCAATAAAATCCAGCTACCTACTATCGCTTACAGTTGTGCTTTATCAGCCGATGAAAAAACACTTTACGTTTCTCTATGGGGTGGGCAGGACGTGGCCATGATGAATACCGAATCTGAAAGTATTACCGGGTTGATTAAAACCGGCAGTCATCCTAACGAACTACTGTTGAATAAAAAGGGAACGTTACTTTATGTGGCTAATGCGAATGATAATTCGGTTTCTATCATCAATACCTCAACCAATAAGGTAATTGAAACAATGTCAACTTCATTGTATCCAACTATTTTAACAGGTTCAACCACAAACGGATTGGCGCTATCTCCCAACGAAAAAACCTTATACATTGCCAATGCGGATAATAATTGCCTGGCTGTATTTGACGTAAGCGTACAGGGCAATAGCAAAAGCCAGGGTTTTATCCCGGTTGGCTGGTACCCTACCAGTGTTAAAGTACTGGGCAACAAATTAATGGTAAGTAATGGTAAAGGCGAAACTTCGCTGCCTAACCCGGAAGGCCCTCAGCCTATGTCGAAAGCCGACAATAGTGGTTACCAGACAGGTAGTACAGCAAATGCACAACTACAATACATTGCGGGCTTGTTTAAAGGCACACTGTCGTTTATTGAAGTTCCGAATGAGGAACAATTGAAAACTTACACTAAACAGGTTTACGCTAATACGCCATTTACAGATAAACGTACCGTTACCGCTGATGGCGAAGCTGGCAACCCAATCCCTCGTAAACAAGGTGAGAAATCGCCGATTAAGCATGTGTTCTATATCATCAAAGAAAACCGCACTTACGACCAGGTTTTGGGCGATATGAAAAAAGGTAATGGTGATAAATCTTTGTGCTTATTCGGCGAAGAGGTTACCCCGAACCACCATGCCCTTGCTGATGAGTATGTGCTGATGGATAACTTTTATGTTGATGCCGAAGTTAGTGCAGACGGTCACAATTGGAGCATGGCAGCCTATGCGAGCGATGTGGTTGAGAAAACCTGGCCTACCAGCTATGGTAAACGGGGTGGTACCGGCAATTACGAAGGTGGCCGCCCGGCAACTTACCCACGCGATGGTTTTATTTGGGATTATTGCAAACGTGCCGGTGTAACCTATCGCAGCTATGGCGAGTTTGGCGAGTATGACAGAACCGGACTAAAATCATTGAAAGGACACATGAGTCCGTTTTCGCCGGGTTTTGATCTCGATATTAAAGACCAGGTACGGGTAAATGCCTGGGAGCATGATTTTGATTCGCTGGTAACTATTAATGCTGTACCGCAATTAAGTACCATCCGTATTTCTAACGATCATACCAGCGGCCAAAAGAAAGGTAAGTACACTCCTATTGCAGCCGTTGGCGATAATGATTTGGCTATTGGTCGTTTTATAGAACACCTTTCTAATAGTCCGATATGGAACGAGTCAGTCGTATTTATTTTGGAGGACGACGCGCAGAATGGTCCCGATCATATTGATGCACACCGTTCGCCTGTGTTTGTAGCCGGGCCTTATGTAAAGCGCAATACGGTTGTGCATAGCATGTATTCTACTTCTGGGGTATTACGCACCATCGAATTGATTTTGGGCTTACCACCAATGAGTCAGTACGATGCTGCTGCGCTGCCACTTTACGAGTGCTTTACCAATAAAGCAGATTTAACCCCTTACAAATGTAAACCCGCCCGTGTTGATCTTAACCAACGCAATGTAACCGTAAATAAAAGCAGCAAAAGGTCTGAAACTTTTAACTTCTTAAAAGAAGATGCAGTGCCTGATCTGGAACTTAATGATGTGATCTGGAAATCTGTAAAAGGTGAAGATTCTGTAATGCCGGCACCAAGGCGCAGTGCGTTTGTAATACTGGAGAAGAAGAAAAAAGATGATGATGATTAA